In Nicotiana tabacum cultivar K326 chromosome 10, ASM71507v2, whole genome shotgun sequence, the DNA window AAGAGGTTTAGGAGATGTATTACCACAACTATTTTAAGCCAAACGACTTTCTCACCAATTTTTGGACCCCTCCAGAGTATAAGCTGTTAGAGTGATGGAATCATATTCTGGAGGCCTATATGTCACAGCTAGTTGTTGGATGGATAAATTACACTTAAGACTCTTTGATTTCATCATGCACAAAGTAAATCTTACATTCGCACATGTCATCCTCAACAAAAAGCAAGGCAATCGTAGACAGCCCAGAAGAATAATGGGAAAAGGTGTAAGACATGTCCATCTAGAAATCAAGAAATTTGAACGTTCAAAATTTTTTCTGATGTTTGCAGCCAAAAGCTTACCTTTTTATTAACCAACGAAAAGACTACCCATCTATCCAAAggtgattatatatatatatatatatatatatatatatatatatatatatatatatatatatatatatagagagagagagagagagagagagagagagagagagagagagaggatgagGCTCTGTCATGTGATAAGCATCACAAGTAAAACTTCCACCCAGAAATTCAGCATAGATAGTTGCACCTCTTTGCTGCTCATGAAATTAAAAAAGGAAACTTAAAAGAATTCTGTTGCCAGGGATTGGCTTTCTATCTTCCATATTTTGTTTAAGGATCAACAAGTGGGTTAAAAGGAAAGCATTTATAGACTTTGAAACATAAATCACCTTGGCATGCTCAAGTTCTTCCAGAAGCAGGACTCCGGCTCCTTCACCCATAACAAATCCATCGCGATTCTGTCCAGGATTAAGATAAAAATAAGAAGCAATTCTCACCAATTACACACACTCTgagacacacacacacagaggaTGATAGGGTTGAAATTTTGTAGTGCTATTGCTTCATCTTACAAGTCATTTAAGTACAGCAGCTTACGAGCTAGAACATGGAAATAAATATATAATGGagtataatttttattgatttgattGGAAGAATGCTCCTATAAGATGCATACAAAAAGTAGAGAATCCCGCAAAGAGGCATGATGATAAAGAGCATCCAACTGTGAATAGTGACTGGAATATCATATTTGCTCCAAACGAATACCAGAAATATAATTATTCCACTAACATAAAAACAGGAGTTTCCAATTCCTACAAATTTTTCTCACATGCCTCTCCTTCCACTGAGTCCACATGAGTCCAAACCAAAGGGGATACATGGTCATAAATTCTGAAGAAAATATGACATACGTCAAGTTCAATCTCAGGGAATGGAAGCTGCAATTTGGATAGGCAACTCAGtcaaccaaagaaaaatacaaaTCTGGAAATTTCTAATTCCCTATTAGGTCACAAACCCAAGAACTGCAATAGGAATAGCGTAAGTGCTCTAGAATCGCCACTCCATGCCACATAAAAGTTTACGTTTACAACTAGAGCGAAAACAGAGGAACAAGAGCAAAAGATTTGCAAGACATTACACTATCCCAAGGCCGAGAAGCTCTTGCAGGGTCACCATTTCGCTGTGAAAGCGCTCTGCATGCAACAAATCCTCCCAATcctgcaaaagaaaacaaaaataacatcaaaagcTATTTAAAACTATAACTATTGCAAGGTAATCAACAACCTCAGCTTGATAAACAAACTTCAAGTAAGAAAGAACATATAATATACCAATTGGTATAATTGCTGCATCTGATCCACCGCACAGCATCAAGTCCTGCAAATTATCAGTGTGTAAAAACAAGAGAACTAAGCCACTAAGCATGTTAATCCTTGGGACACATCTGTCAATGCATAGGGAACTCTATGAACAACAGTAAGATGATATGAATCCCCTGCTTCCGAAAGCTTTCTATGACTTTAAAGGCACGAAACTTACAGCTTCACCTCTAATGATGTGGTTAGCAGCATTCAATATGCAGAAGTTGCTTGTAGCACATGCTGTTGAAATTGAATAATTTGGACCCATCCATCCCTGCAATCGAGTTTGTAAACAAATGCACAGAGCTGGgattttttaaatcataaatcacAGATAGCAACTGAATCTTAATGGCTAACCAGGTCCATGGCAAGCATGGCAGAACCCATGTTTGTAGTTGCAAATGGAACACAAAAAGGATTCATCTTCCTATACGAAACCCTTAAAGCCTCTACTGCATCATTAAAAACCTGCACAAACAAAGCAAGTCAGTTAGACAGTAGTCACTTACTTTGGTTCTAGCAAAGACTCTAGAGCCTACATACTGGTCTGCTTAGGAGGAGACTGCAATACATGGGCAATCATGTACAGGTTGTTGATTCCGTATATGAGATGTTAGCAACCAAATAGAGCTGGTCccagaagcatataaacaaaaaatgaaaatggaaaagaatttttttttttgacacaTTTAACCAGTGAAATTTTCATCACAATTACgattaaaggaaaaaagaagaagttgatCACCTTCATTCCACCCAAAGCAGAGCCAATTAAAACTCCACATCTTCTTTTATCCAATTCATCCATAATGTCTTCAGTAATTCCACCATCTGACAGTGCTTTCTTACCAGCTGTTATCATGTAAAGCATGAACCTGTCCATTCTTTTAGAAAGTTTGGGTGCAACCCAACCATCAGTCGAGAAAGACTTGATCTCTCCAGCAATTCTCTGCAAATTTGGAcctcattaacaacatttaaataACTAAAGTTGGATAAACAGGCCCAAGAAGAACACATACTGTTGGATACTGTGAACAGTCAAAAGCTTCGATCTCACTTATGCCACTGACACCTTGGAGCAGATTTTCATAAAATTCATGGGGATCATGACCAAGCGGTGTTTCAACACCCATCCCTGTCACAACAACTCGCCTTTCCTTGGTCAGAGGTTTCTTCTTTACTGCAACTTCCATGGCCGGTTGGGCAGCAATTGCCATTACCTCCCCTAATACAAGGAGCGGCCAAGCACGTCAAAATCAATGTAGGAAAGTTGATAGCTTAAAGGGAAACCATATTAGAAGATGATGTTGAAGATCTCTATAGTTCTGTGTGATCACTTCAAAGAAAACCCAATCATGTACATTGACGCAGGAGTGTTTGGCATcacaggaaaatattttctacaaCATTTCCATGATCAAATCATTTACTAACATTTGCTCACCGCGAGAATATTctcaaagaaaaaaatatttctacTAAAAAGGAGGGAAATGAATTCCTTTACGTCCAGCCAATTAGGGGGTGGAGCTAGAAGCCTACATACGGGATTGGCCAAACCCGGTAACTTCTGCTCGAACAgtgtatttgtattaaaaaaatcattaaatatgtacaaatattaaattcAGAACCAAGTTACTTGAAGTCGTTGTTCAAAAATCCAAAACCCATAAAGTTTGAAATACCTGCAGCCAATAATCACAACTCGTAAACTTGTTGCAGACAATACGTACAAGCGTAGACACTTGTACAACACAACTCTTTTCAGTCTCTAATACTAAAAAAGAAATTACCATAAAATCAAGCTACAAGCAAATTGCATGATCTATCCCAGAAATTCACACTCATTTCACATGACACACAATGCCAACATGAGGTGGCAAAATTCTGGACTACAATAAAGCCAATTTAATAAACATAAAATCACACTCCTATAAGAATCTTACCATGCAGCTCTTAAAATAGACACTCACTCAACAACAAAATAAAGCAAATGCATGACTTTTCATTTCTGTAAAATCCAATtcttaaatttaataaaattacctaTTTGCGCAGTGGATTTGGACTTTGGCAAAACCCTGGTTCTAGTTTGAGAAGCCCATTTGCATTTAGACTTAGAAGAAATCCCAAACAAAGAATGTTTATCATGTTCTCTTTCACAAGCGACTGACATGCATGTTGAACCCATTACCCATGACGATACCGTCGATGACGCCATTTCTTAAAACTCTCCGATCAACAATATACAAATCCCTTTCTATATAACTTATATCAATGTAGTGCAAACTCAAAATCTATACAGTATAGACACAAATGCAAGGGGTGGTGGTTGGGGGTAAGGGGCGGAGAGTTCAGTTCAGAACAACTCCTCTGAGCAGAAGAGGAGGGGGTGAGATTAAAGAAATTTTGGGTTGGTGGGTGGGGGTAGGGGGTAGGGGGGTAGGGACGTAGGGTGTGGGGGTAATATATTTGTGGGGTTGGTTAAATCTGAGAGAGATGAAGAAATCGAAATGCTGTCTTTTTCCTGGATCTCTTTCTCTGCTCTCACTACTTTCAGAGCcaagttttatatttttcttttctgttttttaatattttctttatttttccctTGTTTAATTAGTActtattttttttcctctttaaaataataacataatatCTGAGTCGTCCTACAGACAGAACCAGCCAAGTGTTCTTCCCTCTTTAAACTCTATTCTTTGCTTCTTATCTATGTCTGATGTGTCACTACCACCACTCTATGCAAACAAAATTATAGTcttacaaaatccaaaaaagtTAACCGACTTatatacatttaaaaaaaaataatagtctGGTATATTCCCACTATACTTTATTTGGAGATAATTAAAATTGTGTTTATTACCGTCAAGTCTAATCACATAGAATATACTTAATCGAAGAGTCACGTTGTATGTATAAATTAAATATAAAGTTCAATTAGATTTGTAAGAATCTAAGAGTTACGTtatgtatataaattaaatatattgTTCAATTTAAACTTGTAAGACAAATACGAAAATTAGGTTAAAATTACTGGGTTTAGCCGAAATAGAAGTGGGAGAAGAGTGCCACCGTGGAGGTCAAGGTGGAGTTAGGTAGGCAGAAGGGGTCGCAAAAATTACATTGTGTATATAATGTCAACTTTttatttcatgtatatatattagaTGATGaatttccttaattttttttgcgtatttaatttttttgtgtttatATTTCTTTGGTGAAAATTCTGCTTTCGCATCTGCACAAATTGAGCATTTAGCAGAATAGCGGAAATGAACAACGTGAATATTCTCTAGTTGAGGACTAAAGTTGGattgatttaattaattaaatattaatagtATGTATTTATTATGTGTATGTTAATTTCTTGTTGTTATTTTTGGTGCTActtttttttcatcttcttctttttctttttctttgttctcctccttcttcttcttcttcttcacctttTCTTGAGAGCTGAGAGTCTATCAGAAACAATCTTTTTATTTACCAGGTATGAATAAGATCTGCATATACGCTATACTTTCTAAACCCAATTTGTGCAGAGGCGTACGTAGAAATTTTTGTAAGCGGTATCGAAATTTATACAAGTACgagaataataacttcaattatcATACTTCTAGATAAGAAATATTTTTAGTCTATTGGTTTTGTTGAGTTTCAAGTTAGAAAATGTCTTAGGTTCAATTCTACTTTATCATAATTTTTAACCATACAGATCCTCTCAAAAATttgcacaaaaaaaaaatcctagttGAGGTTTGAACTTCCGACCTTCTAAAACAAAATCAAGCATATAACCAACACaccaaaaaataatttatgtCAATTGATGTCATTGTTTTGTACTTATCCATTTCCTCAcagtattaatacatatatttagtaaaaataattgaCGAAGTGGTATCCCGTGACACTACTTCATTAGGCGTGCTTCCGCTCCTGCACTTGTGGGATTAGACTGgttctattattgttgtttaatcattatttttctttaggcCACTCATTTAGTCATTCTATTGCCCCATCCAGGCAGCAACATGGCTATTAAATTTTTTCTATTATATAGAAAGAGAGAAGAGGAGGTCGACCAAGGACATCATGGTCATTTCAAAAATATAACTGCATTGTTTGCTTATACAATAGGCTCAAAAGCCTGATTTTTGGTTTCTAATGACcggaaaaaataaaagtagcgTGGTCCAAACTATTGAATTCTTCAGGTGGACCCCACTTTCCATTATCTTCTTTAAATGCACTACTTAATTAATGTTACTCTTCAATTTGTTTAAAGCATACTACTTCACACCttcagaatttttttttctttttccaattagTACTTTTAACTCAAAAAATTATGTGTTTGGTAATTCTATAATTCAATGTTCATTTGGTTAAAAGCACACAATGGTTACATACATTTATATATAACAATTCTATTATCTCCTTAagtattattttctttgttttatttattgACTATTTTAGGTATAgactactttttttttaaaagtggcAATAAATTATGCAAATTTTTATTAAGGTGTTCTTATATTAGTATCAATTTATATCATTTTATAGAGGTCCTCATTAATTTCAGTTTTAATTGGAATACGTtataaaatgagaaaaaaatatttaagaataaaaATATAGCTTCAAGTTCCTTTTTTATTATAGAATATTAAATATTGTTCAAATGGTATAAAAATGATTCCctctataaaaaaatatttaagaataatcTGAACAAAAGATTAAGACAACTAATTtgggaattttttttctttattacatAGTAGGCAGCATAAGAAGTATCATTATGCAAGATTATACTTTTCCCTCTTTGATTAAAGTTAGTTGGGTACTTCCTCTGTGTTCAATAAAGAATTTAACATTATGGTAAAGAAAGTTGTATTACACCCTAGAATATGTCAAATTTTCTTATTAAAAATTgtgaataattaaaaaatatgatTATTATTTCAAAGAACAAAAAAGGTTTTTTCGCCAACTATTTGGAAATAAAATGAATATGCTTTATTATTCAAATTTTgattaatataaaaagaaaaaattagacACTAACACAATTGAAAATACTAAAGAGCAAAACTATATATACTCAATTTAAACAATGAGAAAATACATCACGACTTATTTTTTAATTGACTTTTCAATCATTTTTTTATAATCAATTTTAAGTTTGGTGgtgcaaaattatttttttaaaataaaaatgtgtagaagttGTGTAGAAATACTCTGCATTGTACTTGAAGTGTTGCAATCTTTGTATAATAAAGTGTTAGACTTCGACAAGTATTAAAAAGTGATTGGTATAGAAATACAATTtcagaaaaattaaaatacacataacgcaaaaaataaaaaaaataatacaggTAAATGTGGTTCTATACGTTATTACACAAACgcctattttcttttttctttccctaAAGACAAATAAAGTGGGTAATTAGCAATAGACCAAgaaatatttaaagaaaaaaaaaacaattgggCTTGTGCATTGCACAGGTATGTCATCTAGTTTAACCATAAACTCTTAGCTGACGAACTAAATAGAAGTACCAGAATCTCTTTTGCACtttttttcttaaaagtacttttttttttcccctaatttgaggtgtttggccaagcttatttggggaaaaaaaatgcttttgggaagaagcagaagcagtttcagagaagcagaaaaaagtaacttctttccaaaagcagaagcagaagcagttttggcttttcttcttacctaaaatacccttaacaaaatatagtatataccaaaataacccttaaccctaatacttaggatattaatttataaatatttcttcttattttgaggaaaactttctaatatatagtgactttaggggtgaatgcttttatatttgttgaaggaattttaatatatttaacttatataaaaagaattaagtacttttaaattttattttcatattttacttaaataaaatgaattttttttaattattgcatgtactaacaaaattttgatattatttatttacttataatattaattattaagtaaatctattcatgtccttattcgtaatttgacactcaaaagcactttctaaaaagcttggccaaacacaaattatttctcaaaagtgcttttcagactgattagccaaacacaaactgtttctctccaaaagtacttttttcaaaagcacttttgaaaagaagcacttctcaaaataagctgatttctccagcttggccaaacaggctataacatgttgtcctttttcttttctttttttacagTTCACACCTTATTGTTTTACTTTTTATCCTAATGCCcgtattcttttttctttttggcaaaATCATGAACGCATTTAAATTGCATCCCTTCATAATTGCTTGCTTTTCAATTTACACAATATCCTTTTTCTTAAGCAAATATTTCGGTACAATTTCATGTAAGAATATGTTGACTCGTCTTTTGCAATCTACTAATAAGATTTTGTTGTACCTCAATACGCATGTGTGATTATTTGAGGGATATAACTGGAAAAAATAGAGTAAAAACTTTATTAAATTTAATTTCACGTGCTCAAAGTTGAATTTGTTGGTTACGTTCCTAGCTTACTCACAATGTGACTAAcactttttcatcaaaaataaagGCATATTTGAGCTCATTTCATAATTGCATGCGTGTATTTGACTATAATTATTGATGGAGAGTAAAATTAGTAGATCATTTTATTTGGACATTTCAGTtacctaaaaaagaaaaacatttttttctttctaaattcTAACAAAAAGAAAACCGTTGAACGTCAAAATCGTGCATAGCTATCTGCCTATCCATTTTCATAGGGGGCTCAAGGGTAAGGCAGCACAAGCAATGGCTTAGGGGCCCCAAATTTTGGGGACCCCACTTTCTTTTGgtagtaattttaatttttttatataaaaattgaGTATCTTAATGTTAAAAAGTAAATAATTtaatacaaaaaggaaaaagaaaattttaatttgtgaCTAGCACTAGttgatattttaataatttaaag includes these proteins:
- the LOC107764303 gene encoding 3-oxoacyl-[acyl-carrier-protein] synthase II, chloroplastic, with product MASSTVSSWVMGSTCMSVACEREHDKHSLFGISSKSKCKWASQTRTRVLPKSKSTAQIGEVMAIAAQPAMEVAVKKKPLTKERRVVVTGMGVETPLGHDPHEFYENLLQGVSGISEIEAFDCSQYPTRIAGEIKSFSTDGWVAPKLSKRMDRFMLYMITAGKKALSDGGITEDIMDELDKRRCGVLIGSALGGMKVFNDAVEALRVSYRKMNPFCVPFATTNMGSAMLAMDLGWMGPNYSISTACATSNFCILNAANHIIRGEADLMLCGGSDAAIIPIGLGGFVACRALSQRNGDPARASRPWDSNRDGFVMGEGAGVLLLEELEHAKQRGATIYAEFLGGSFTCDAYHMTEPHPPGTGVILCIEKALAQSGVSKEDVNYINAHATSTLAGDIKEYQALLHCFGQNPELRVNSTKSMIGHLLGAAGAVEAVATIQAIRTGWVHPNINLENPDEGVDTTKLVGPKKERLDIKVALSNSFGFGGHNSSILFAPYK